The following proteins come from a genomic window of unidentified bacterial endosymbiont:
- a CDS encoding pyridoxal phosphate-dependent aminotransferase, with translation MNLIKHAQRLEGIHYDLRGPLLKTAQQLEQQGHHVLKLNLGNPAPFGLTAPQEIISQVLQHLPTNQGYCDSKGLYTARAAIVAYYQAQGLADLTADRVFIGNGVSELIVQALQALLNPGDEILVPMPDYPLWTAAVSLCGGHVVHYLCDEGADWFPDLTDLQRKITPRTRGIVLINPNNPTGAVYSRSLLLEIARLAREHQLILFSDEIYDQILYEGTQHHKIAALAPDVLTITFNGLSKAYFLAGFRQGWIVITGPIHLAQSYLQGLELLASMRLCANVPMQYAIPIALNTPHYIREMTQPGGQLYEQSHHAWQLLNQIPGVSCVKASGAIYLFPRLDRQRFQLSDDQQLALDLLRQEKVLLIHGRGFNWPYPDHLRIVTLPSITQLESAIGQLARFLSTYRQ, from the coding sequence ATGAATTTGATCAAGCACGCCCAAAGACTTGAGGGCATTCACTACGATCTCCGTGGGCCACTGCTCAAAACTGCACAGCAGCTAGAGCAGCAGGGACATCACGTCTTGAAGCTCAATTTGGGAAACCCGGCCCCTTTTGGTCTGACAGCCCCCCAGGAGATTATTAGCCAGGTTTTGCAACATCTCCCAACCAACCAAGGCTACTGTGATTCCAAAGGGCTCTACACTGCCCGGGCAGCGATTGTGGCCTACTACCAAGCGCAAGGGCTCGCCGATCTGACCGCTGATCGAGTCTTTATCGGTAACGGTGTTTCCGAGCTAATTGTACAAGCGCTGCAAGCCCTGCTCAATCCAGGGGATGAGATATTGGTTCCCATGCCGGATTATCCACTATGGACTGCAGCGGTCTCTCTCTGTGGCGGGCATGTAGTGCACTATCTCTGTGATGAAGGGGCAGATTGGTTCCCTGATCTCACCGATTTACAACGTAAAATCACCCCCCGTACCCGTGGGATTGTTCTCATTAATCCCAATAACCCCACGGGCGCCGTCTATAGTCGCTCACTCTTGTTAGAGATTGCTCGCTTGGCCAGAGAGCATCAATTGATTCTATTCAGCGATGAGATTTACGACCAAATTCTCTATGAGGGGACCCAGCACCATAAAATAGCTGCTCTAGCTCCCGATGTACTGACCATCACTTTTAATGGTCTATCCAAAGCCTATTTTCTGGCGGGATTTAGACAGGGTTGGATAGTCATCACTGGCCCCATACACCTAGCACAGAGCTATTTACAGGGGTTAGAGTTACTGGCCTCCATGCGGCTGTGTGCCAACGTGCCGATGCAGTATGCCATCCCCATCGCCCTGAACACGCCACACTATATTCGTGAGATGACGCAACCTGGCGGTCAGCTGTATGAACAGAGCCACCACGCCTGGCAACTGCTCAACCAAATTCCTGGTGTCTCTTGCGTTAAAGCAAGCGGGGCAATCTATCTTTTTCCCCGGTTAGATAGACAGCGCTTCCAGCTCTCCGACGATCAACAGTTGGCGCTCGATTTACTGCGTCAGGAGAAAGTGTTATTAATCCATGGGAGGGGATTTAATTGGCCTTATCCAGACCATCTTCGCATTGTCACCCTACCCTCCATCACTCAGCTGGAGAGCGCTATCGGTCAATTAGCTCGTTTTTTGTCCACTTACCGGCAATAA
- a CDS encoding NlpC/P60 family protein codes for MMSNTPVLILHETRDNAWRLLLLGHTFGWLPTQQVAIVEADFIQQWQSPQQGHATITTLKTALVTPTANFITEAQLSSLHPLVAEQLDHWILYAANSDAEGKALLQPVMVLKSAAARFPLPLISLQLATLVNQLMGLPYSWGGLGGLYDCSSTLVTLFQPFGIWLPRNSGDQARTAQPYLDLTGLDRPQKLALIKQQGVPFLTLGWLPGHVVLYLGEKQGIPHLFNSLWGFKTVDSTTQQTGRALIGRSVIMPLNVDTGYANIPHTLLDRLQRLIVVTADNYPLSKQPPQSTQ; via the coding sequence GTGATGAGTAATACCCCCGTCTTGATCCTGCATGAAACCCGAGATAATGCTTGGCGCTTACTCTTATTAGGCCATACTTTTGGGTGGTTACCCACCCAGCAGGTGGCTATCGTAGAGGCTGACTTCATTCAGCAGTGGCAATCTCCACAGCAGGGTCATGCCACTATCACTACTTTAAAAACTGCCTTGGTCACTCCAACAGCAAACTTTATCACCGAGGCACAGCTCAGCAGCCTCCATCCGCTGGTGGCAGAACAACTCGACCACTGGATACTCTATGCGGCCAATAGCGATGCCGAAGGGAAGGCGCTCCTCCAGCCAGTGATGGTGTTGAAATCAGCAGCCGCCCGCTTCCCCTTACCGCTGATCTCGCTCCAGTTAGCCACCCTGGTCAATCAGCTGATGGGGCTTCCTTATAGCTGGGGGGGACTTGGTGGCCTGTATGACTGCTCCTCGACGCTGGTAACACTGTTTCAACCCTTCGGGATCTGGCTACCCAGGAACTCTGGTGATCAAGCGAGGACTGCACAACCCTATCTTGATTTAACCGGATTGGACCGCCCACAAAAACTGGCACTCATTAAGCAGCAGGGGGTGCCCTTCCTGACACTGGGGTGGCTGCCTGGCCATGTTGTGCTCTATCTTGGCGAAAAACAGGGCATTCCCCACCTGTTTAATAGCCTTTGGGGGTTTAAAACGGTGGATTCTACCACACAGCAAACCGGACGGGCCTTGATTGGACGCTCAGTGATCATGCCCCTGAACGTCGATACGGGGTATGCGAATATCCCTCACACTTTGCTCGACCGGTTGCAGCGCCTCATCGTCGTCACGGCAGACAACTACCCACTCTCGAAACAACCCCCACAGTCAACCCAATAG
- the coaD gene encoding pantetheine-phosphate adenylyltransferase codes for MPTKIVYPGTFDPLTNGHLDLIQRAAKLFAQVVVAIANSSNKQPLLTVTERVTLAQSATHHLPNVQVISFNGLLIDCLAQQQATLLLRGVRNSSEFDSELQRAMMNHRLCSQVQTLFLPPAPEWLFLSSSLVKEIARHGGQVDQFLPPPIAVAVAAKLQGGGSPGVMGKHAELL; via the coding sequence ATGCCGACCAAAATAGTCTATCCAGGCACCTTTGATCCATTAACCAATGGCCATCTTGATCTCATTCAGCGGGCAGCAAAGCTGTTTGCACAGGTGGTGGTGGCCATTGCCAACAGCAGTAACAAACAGCCGCTATTGACGGTGACCGAACGGGTCACTTTAGCTCAAAGCGCCACCCACCACCTGCCTAACGTGCAGGTAATCAGCTTCAATGGGCTATTAATCGACTGCTTAGCGCAGCAACAGGCCACGCTGCTGCTGCGGGGTGTACGCAACAGCAGCGAATTCGATAGCGAGTTACAGCGGGCAATGATGAATCATCGCCTGTGTAGCCAGGTGCAAACGCTATTCCTGCCCCCCGCTCCAGAGTGGCTATTTCTCTCCTCCTCTTTGGTGAAAGAGATAGCGCGCCATGGTGGTCAGGTCGATCAATTTTTACCCCCCCCCATCGCCGTGGCAGTAGCGGCCAAACTACAGGGTGGTGGCTCCCCTGGAGTGATGGGTAAACATGCTGAGCTCCTATAG
- a CDS encoding class I SAM-dependent methyltransferase, with protein MVSSDSDPVASIALLGDSAAAQATLVNIAATWQLQPDQLARFGLMLTPQGLALCQRDQPRFKPLIIDFVSGRLGYRYRQATVANEALARAVGIQGGYRPTVLDATAGLGRDAFILAALGCQVQMLERHPVVAALLQDGLQRAYFDKKSGIWLSERLRLLGVGSLGSEQPGLRAPEVVYLDPMFPARHHRALVKKEMQMLQQLVGLDRDADQLLASANTLASRRVVVKRPKGAPPLAGLKPSAWIPTPHGRFDLYFNNKL; from the coding sequence ATGGTATCCAGTGATTCAGATCCAGTAGCCAGTATCGCTTTGCTAGGAGATTCAGCAGCGGCTCAGGCTACCCTGGTAAACATTGCTGCAACTTGGCAGTTACAACCTGATCAGCTGGCACGGTTTGGTTTAATGCTGACACCGCAAGGTTTGGCGCTGTGTCAGCGTGATCAGCCCCGCTTTAAGCCGCTGATCATTGATTTTGTGAGTGGTCGCCTGGGGTATCGTTACCGTCAGGCCACGGTGGCCAATGAGGCATTAGCCCGAGCGGTGGGTATCCAGGGAGGTTATCGACCGACCGTATTGGATGCAACGGCCGGGCTAGGGCGCGATGCCTTTATTTTAGCGGCACTGGGTTGCCAGGTACAGATGTTGGAACGTCATCCCGTTGTGGCTGCTTTATTACAGGATGGGTTACAGCGTGCTTATTTTGATAAAAAAAGTGGAATTTGGTTATCAGAGCGACTAAGGTTGCTCGGGGTTGGTAGCTTAGGCAGTGAACAGCCTGGGCTGAGGGCACCTGAAGTGGTTTATCTTGATCCCATGTTTCCGGCTCGTCATCATCGGGCTTTAGTTAAAAAAGAGATGCAAATGCTACAACAGTTGGTAGGCTTAGATAGAGATGCCGATCAATTATTAGCCTCAGCCAACACCTTGGCCAGTCGTCGAGTGGTCGTTAAAAGGCCAAAAGGCGCTCCGCCGCTGGCAGGACTGAAGCCATCAGCCTGGATACCGACACCACACGGCCGCTTTGATCTTTATTTTAACAATAAACTTTAA
- a CDS encoding IS3 family transposase yields the protein MILKQQAFHPVKRLCVLLSVSRRGFYAWLNRRLGQRGQEDKVLGERILALHLASRKTYGVRRIRVDLQAEQRYCGKERIAKLMKQLGIKAAATRQHQVTTDSNHRLPIAPNLLNRHFSPLGANQAWASDISTISTQTGFLYLATVIDLYSRMIVGWSLSGSLKTPLIIDALTMARTRRQPPTGLVIHSDRGSQYASALYQKTLKNYGMVCSMSSTGCCYDNAVMESFYHTLKVELIYTMKLMTEQQASNAIFDYIESFYNRQRRHSTLNYLSPMAYEVAA from the coding sequence ATGATACTGAAACAACAAGCTTTCCACCCAGTTAAACGGCTATGTGTTTTATTATCAGTCAGTCGGCGCGGTTTTTACGCCTGGCTTAATCGCCGACTTGGCCAGCGTGGTCAGGAAGATAAAGTCTTAGGTGAACGCATTCTGGCGCTACATCTGGCCAGTAGAAAAACCTACGGTGTTCGACGAATCAGGGTTGATTTACAGGCTGAACAGCGCTATTGCGGCAAGGAGCGTATTGCTAAGTTGATGAAACAGCTGGGTATAAAAGCAGCAGCCACCCGTCAACATCAAGTGACGACGGACAGTAACCATCGGTTACCAATAGCTCCTAATTTGCTGAATCGACATTTTTCTCCACTAGGCGCTAATCAGGCTTGGGCCAGTGATATCAGCACTATTTCAACCCAAACGGGCTTTCTGTATTTGGCTACAGTGATTGACCTCTATAGCCGTATGATCGTTGGCTGGAGCCTAAGCGGTAGCCTTAAAACGCCATTAATAATCGATGCTCTGACCATGGCTAGGACTCGACGTCAGCCACCAACAGGATTGGTGATTCACTCTGACCGAGGGAGCCAGTATGCTAGTGCTCTGTATCAGAAAACACTTAAAAATTATGGTATGGTTTGCTCGATGAGCAGTACTGGATGCTGTTATGACAATGCCGTCATGGAAAGCTTCTATCACACACTTAAGGTAGAGCTTATCTATACCATGAAATTAATGACGGAACAGCAGGCATCTAACGCAATATTTGACTATATAGAATCGTTTTATAATCGTCAGCGTAGACATTCTACACTGAATTATCTTTCACCCATGGCTTATGAAGTAGCAGCGTAA
- a CDS encoding GNAT family N-acetyltransferase, whose protein sequence is MISSPVLLTSQHRTELFFSGVESLDLWLKKRAVKNQNTGASRTFVACDGESVLAYYALASSAIAVSETFGRFGRNMPDPIPVVMLGRLAVDKSLHGNGIGRALVRDACHRVIQAADSIGVRGVIVQALSVEAKKFYNRVGFEASPLNPMILMVTLTDLKASIQKTIN, encoded by the coding sequence ATTATTTCATCCCCTGTATTGCTAACAAGTCAGCATCGAACTGAATTATTTTTCTCTGGTGTAGAGAGCTTGGATCTCTGGCTCAAAAAGCGGGCCGTAAAAAATCAAAACACAGGGGCTTCACGGACTTTTGTGGCTTGCGACGGAGAAAGCGTACTGGCCTATTATGCACTGGCTTCTAGCGCCATTGCTGTTTCTGAAACATTTGGACGTTTTGGCCGCAACATGCCAGATCCCATTCCTGTCGTTATGCTTGGGAGACTAGCAGTAGATAAAAGTTTGCATGGAAACGGCATAGGAAGAGCACTGGTACGAGATGCTTGTCACCGAGTTATACAAGCTGCTGATTCTATAGGGGTCCGTGGAGTTATCGTACAAGCATTATCCGTTGAAGCAAAAAAATTTTACAATCGGGTGGGCTTTGAAGCTTCTCCACTTAATCCCATGATACTCATGGTCACACTCACTGATTTAAAAGCAAGTATTCAAAAAACAATCAATTAA
- a CDS encoding DUF1778 domain-containing protein, translating to MSILRELPNKRETLNLRIKPDERNLIDYAAKIQGKNRTDFILESARLAAEETLINQVIMTATPKAYGDFFKRLEMPPLPNDRLCTMMQTPAPWDKI from the coding sequence ATGTCTATTTTAAGAGAATTACCAAATAAACGTGAGACCTTGAATCTGCGTATTAAACCAGATGAGCGTAATTTGATTGATTACGCTGCTAAAATTCAGGGAAAAAATCGTACAGATTTTATTCTAGAATCGGCACGGCTAGCCGCTGAGGAAACCTTGATCAACCAAGTTATCATGACAGCCACTCCAAAAGCGTATGGTGATTTTTTTAAACGGTTAGAAATGCCTCCTCTTCCTAACGATCGCTTGTGCACTATGATGCAAACACCAGCTCCCTGGGATAAAATTTGA
- a CDS encoding transposase has translation MSRQQYTPEFKRRALELLAESGKSVPQLASELGISDNTLYGWRHTAKADKSFTRQPQCSEQALEIRRLKRKVIELEEDKLILKKVAALFSRESRRGSL, from the coding sequence ATGTCAAGACAGCAGTATACGCCTGAGTTTAAACGACGGGCTCTGGAATTGCTGGCGGAGAGCGGCAAATCTGTTCCCCAACTGGCTAGCGAGTTGGGAATCAGTGACAATACGTTGTATGGTTGGCGGCACACAGCCAAGGCTGATAAAAGCTTTACTCGCCAGCCACAATGCTCTGAGCAAGCGCTAGAGATAAGGCGTTTAAAGAGGAAGGTCATTGAATTAGAAGAAGATAAATTAATTTTAAAAAAAGTGGCAGCGCTCTTTTCCAGGGAAAGCAGGAGAGGTTCGCTATGA
- the prlC gene encoding oligopeptidase A, with protein sequence MNNPLLTTTDLPLFSAIRAEHIVPAVQQAIQAGRQLVTQLLSQGEHFTWDTFCQPLAEEEDRLDRLWSPIRHLYAVKNSPEWRAPYQECVQLLTEYATWLGQHQALYTAYRQLQASDHFNTLPLAQRKAVDNTLRNFKLAGVHLPAEQRQRYAVVMARLSALSIQFEDNVLDATMGWHQIILDESLLAGLPSRVIDLARACAEEQGKPGWCFTLEIPSYQAMMTYCDNRDLRYSFYHAYHTRASDIGPQGGQWDNGPIIEECMALRHELAQLLGFANYAEKSLAKKMVDTPQQVLDFLNDLLQRVRPQGAREFNELQNFARQQDSIETLQPWDLPYYSEKLKQQQYAIDDEQLRSYFPEERVLQGLFEVLRRLFSVTIRERQGVDTWHPEVRFFELYDQQGLQHLGSFYLDLYARSHKRGGAWMDECINARRDSRGVWQKPVTYLTCNFSRPVGNQPALWSHEEVITLFHEFGHGIHHLLTQVEVAAVSGTRVPWDAIEVPSQFLENWCWQSPALALISGHYQTDQPLPPALLEPLLAAKNFQEALFILRQLEFSLFDLRLHQEYQPEQGGQALKILAAVKQEVAVMTAPDWLRTPQTFLHIFSGSYAAGYYSYLWAEVLSADAFARFEEEGIFNSQVGHEFVECLLSRGGSEEPLVLFKRFRGRWPQPDAFLRHHGIQ encoded by the coding sequence ATGAATAATCCCCTACTGACAACGACCGATCTACCTCTTTTTTCCGCCATACGTGCTGAGCATATCGTGCCAGCTGTGCAACAGGCCATTCAAGCCGGTCGTCAGCTGGTGACTCAGCTATTATCTCAGGGTGAACACTTTACCTGGGACACCTTCTGCCAGCCTTTGGCTGAGGAAGAGGACCGACTGGACCGACTGTGGTCACCTATTCGTCATCTGTATGCTGTAAAAAACAGTCCAGAGTGGCGCGCACCCTATCAAGAGTGCGTGCAATTATTGACGGAGTATGCGACTTGGTTGGGTCAACACCAGGCCCTGTATACCGCTTATCGGCAGTTGCAAGCGAGCGATCACTTTAACACCCTCCCGCTCGCACAACGGAAAGCGGTAGACAATACCTTGCGTAATTTTAAACTGGCAGGTGTCCACCTGCCAGCAGAGCAGCGGCAGCGCTATGCGGTGGTGATGGCCCGGTTATCAGCGCTGAGCATCCAATTTGAAGATAATGTGCTGGATGCGACCATGGGATGGCATCAAATCATCCTTGATGAGTCCCTATTAGCTGGTTTGCCCTCCCGGGTGATTGACCTAGCGCGGGCCTGTGCTGAAGAGCAAGGTAAGCCTGGTTGGTGCTTTACGCTAGAGATCCCTAGCTACCAGGCGATGATGACCTATTGCGATAATCGAGATCTACGCTACTCCTTCTACCACGCCTACCATACCCGGGCTTCCGACATAGGGCCCCAAGGAGGACAGTGGGATAATGGGCCGATCATTGAGGAGTGCATGGCTTTACGACATGAGCTGGCACAACTGCTTGGATTTGCTAATTATGCTGAAAAATCTCTCGCTAAGAAGATGGTTGATACGCCACAACAGGTGTTAGATTTTCTAAACGATCTGCTGCAGCGTGTGCGTCCGCAGGGAGCGCGTGAGTTCAATGAGCTACAGAATTTTGCACGGCAGCAGGATAGCATTGAGACGTTACAGCCTTGGGACCTTCCCTACTACAGTGAGAAATTAAAACAGCAGCAGTATGCCATCGATGATGAGCAGTTGCGCTCTTACTTTCCAGAGGAGCGGGTGCTGCAGGGACTATTCGAAGTCTTACGCCGCCTATTTTCGGTGACTATCCGTGAACGGCAGGGAGTCGATACCTGGCATCCTGAGGTGCGTTTTTTTGAACTGTACGATCAGCAAGGCCTCCAGCATTTGGGGAGTTTCTATCTTGATCTGTATGCCCGTTCTCATAAACGTGGGGGTGCTTGGATGGATGAGTGTATTAACGCACGGCGTGATAGCCGTGGCGTTTGGCAAAAGCCGGTCACCTATCTCACTTGTAATTTCAGCAGACCCGTAGGGAATCAACCAGCGCTGTGGAGTCATGAGGAGGTGATCACGCTATTCCATGAATTTGGCCATGGTATTCACCATTTGCTGACCCAAGTGGAGGTGGCTGCGGTTTCAGGAACCCGTGTGCCGTGGGATGCTATTGAAGTTCCCAGCCAGTTTTTGGAAAACTGGTGTTGGCAATCGCCCGCCTTGGCGTTAATTTCTGGCCACTATCAAACGGATCAGCCGCTGCCGCCGGCACTATTAGAACCTTTGTTAGCGGCTAAAAATTTTCAGGAAGCGCTATTTATTCTTCGCCAATTAGAGTTTTCGCTCTTTGATTTACGCTTGCATCAGGAGTACCAGCCAGAACAAGGCGGGCAAGCGCTAAAAATCTTGGCGGCGGTTAAACAGGAGGTGGCGGTGATGACGGCGCCTGATTGGCTGCGGACCCCTCAGACTTTCCTACACATTTTCTCTGGCAGCTATGCGGCGGGCTACTATAGTTATCTGTGGGCTGAGGTGCTGTCGGCTGACGCTTTTGCTCGCTTTGAGGAGGAGGGGATCTTTAATTCTCAAGTGGGACATGAGTTTGTTGAGTGCCTGTTATCACGAGGAGGTTCTGAAGAGCCACTAGTACTATTTAAACGCTTCCGTGGTCGATGGCCTCAACCGGACGCTTTTTTACGACACCATGGTATCCAGTGA
- the polA gene encoding DNA polymerase I, whose amino-acid sequence MRRQAVDNPLILVDGSSYLYRAFHAFPPLTTAAGEPTGAIVGVLNMLGSLLRQYQPTHVAVVFDAKGKNHRHALYADYKAHRPPMPDELCRQIEPLYQIMDAMGIPQLAVPAFEADDVMGTLACRAAAEGRCVIISSGDKDMAQLVTPAITVVNTMTNTVQDVAQIKARYGIAPPLMVDLFALMGDSIDNIPGVPGIGEKTALALLQTIGSLQAIYADLSQVAALTIRGAKRVAERLALHRELAELSYRLATIDTAVALSVTPADLRPRAADFDQLCTLLSRYELKRWLAAAQAGRLWSDQPTTTVSTPLRVPEPPGASEESPPLETTLIVDEAALSAWLVKLRTAPLFALYCDTEAFDHGLVTLSGVAVAVTEGEAAYLPCSTPISGRSLPWSLEQLLAQLKPLLEDVSLPKVGHYLKPQQQVLARYGITLRGVIGDTRLATYLLDSATGRNDLPNLAAHHLQRTLHHGTLSAGKARSQGTAPARTLAQVAAGATEQATVALQLYHHLWPQLQQQPRVLQLLTDLELPVMAILARMEAIGVLLDVSLLQHYSQTLAVMLQSLEDQAHTLAGELFNLSSPKQLQQILFEKLQIPCFRKTPGGAPSTDESVLSELALRYPLPAIVLRHRSLAKLKSTYADTLPLLVHAETGRIHTTYHQTGTSTGRLSSSDPNLQNIPIRTPEGRHIRQAFIAPEGYQLLSADYSQIELRIMAHLSEDQTLLQAFANDQDVHSATAAELFEVPLVAVSSEQRRQAKTVNFGLIYGMSAFGLARQLGINRQEAQAILTRYFERYPGVLRYRQQARQQALEQGYVETLFGRRLYLPDIQSANAPRRQAAERAAVNAPVQGSGADIIKRAMVMIDQWCHTQPPGQVQMVLQVHDELIFEVAQPVVPEATENIRRLMVQSAALSVPLKVDIGVGPHWAAAH is encoded by the coding sequence ATGAGGAGACAGGCTGTGGATAACCCGCTTATTTTGGTTGATGGATCGTCCTATTTGTATCGTGCTTTCCATGCTTTCCCGCCACTAACCACTGCAGCCGGCGAGCCAACAGGCGCGATAGTTGGCGTGTTAAATATGTTGGGTAGTTTGTTACGGCAGTATCAGCCCACTCACGTAGCCGTCGTGTTTGATGCCAAGGGCAAAAACCACCGTCATGCCTTGTATGCGGACTACAAGGCTCATCGCCCCCCGATGCCGGACGAGTTGTGCCGACAAATTGAGCCGCTATACCAAATTATGGATGCCATGGGGATCCCACAGCTGGCGGTGCCGGCGTTTGAAGCTGATGATGTGATGGGGACTTTGGCTTGTCGTGCCGCTGCTGAGGGGCGTTGCGTGATCATCAGCAGCGGCGATAAAGATATGGCGCAGTTAGTCACGCCAGCGATCACCGTAGTCAATACCATGACCAATACCGTGCAAGATGTGGCACAGATCAAGGCACGCTATGGTATTGCTCCGCCACTGATGGTGGATCTGTTCGCACTGATGGGGGATAGCATCGATAATATTCCGGGAGTTCCGGGGATTGGCGAAAAGACAGCACTGGCGCTATTACAGACCATTGGGAGTCTGCAGGCTATTTACGCCGATCTCTCTCAAGTCGCGGCATTAACCATACGGGGGGCGAAGCGGGTAGCAGAGCGCTTAGCACTGCATCGTGAACTGGCTGAGCTCTCTTACCGTCTGGCCACCATTGACACGGCGGTGGCGTTGTCGGTAACGCCGGCTGATCTGCGGCCCCGAGCTGCAGATTTTGATCAGCTGTGTACTTTACTATCGCGCTATGAACTTAAACGCTGGTTAGCGGCGGCGCAAGCAGGGCGGTTGTGGAGCGATCAGCCAACGACGACCGTGAGCACCCCGTTGAGGGTTCCAGAGCCCCCGGGTGCTTCTGAGGAATCACCTCCACTAGAGACGACCCTGATTGTGGATGAAGCCGCTTTGTCGGCCTGGCTAGTGAAGTTGCGTACCGCCCCGCTGTTTGCCCTCTATTGCGACACCGAGGCGTTCGATCACGGGCTGGTGACGCTGAGTGGTGTGGCGGTTGCCGTGACGGAAGGTGAAGCGGCTTATCTCCCCTGCAGCACTCCGATCTCAGGGAGATCACTGCCATGGTCGCTCGAACAGCTGCTAGCTCAGCTTAAACCCCTGCTCGAGGATGTCTCACTCCCTAAAGTGGGGCACTATCTTAAACCACAGCAACAGGTGTTAGCACGCTATGGGATCACGCTCCGTGGGGTGATCGGTGATACCCGGTTGGCCACTTACCTGTTAGACAGTGCAACTGGACGTAATGATTTACCGAACTTGGCTGCCCATCATCTGCAGCGCACGCTCCACCACGGGACGCTGAGTGCTGGAAAAGCCCGCTCCCAAGGAACAGCACCTGCCCGGACACTCGCCCAAGTCGCCGCTGGTGCGACTGAACAGGCCACGGTGGCGTTACAGCTGTATCACCATCTATGGCCGCAGTTGCAACAGCAGCCGCGGGTGTTACAGCTACTCACTGATCTAGAGCTGCCGGTGATGGCAATCTTGGCACGGATGGAGGCGATCGGGGTGTTGTTGGATGTCTCACTACTCCAGCACTACTCCCAGACGCTAGCGGTCATGCTGCAATCGCTGGAGGATCAAGCCCACACGCTCGCAGGAGAGCTTTTCAATCTCTCCTCCCCGAAACAACTACAACAGATTTTATTTGAAAAACTGCAGATCCCCTGCTTCAGAAAAACCCCCGGTGGCGCCCCTTCGACCGATGAATCGGTGTTAAGTGAGTTGGCCCTGCGCTACCCACTGCCCGCTATTGTTTTACGCCACCGTAGCTTAGCAAAACTGAAGTCTACTTATGCCGATACCTTGCCGTTGCTGGTGCACGCGGAGACCGGACGTATTCATACCACCTACCATCAAACAGGGACCAGCACGGGTAGGCTCTCCTCCAGTGATCCCAATTTACAAAATATCCCCATCCGAACCCCTGAAGGACGTCACATCCGTCAAGCCTTTATCGCTCCTGAGGGCTATCAACTGCTCTCTGCCGACTATTCCCAGATAGAGTTGCGGATTATGGCCCATTTGTCAGAGGATCAAACCCTGCTACAAGCGTTTGCTAATGACCAAGATGTTCATAGCGCCACAGCTGCTGAGCTGTTTGAGGTTCCTTTAGTTGCGGTCAGCTCAGAGCAGCGGCGTCAGGCTAAAACGGTTAATTTTGGGTTGATCTACGGGATGAGTGCTTTTGGATTAGCGCGCCAATTGGGGATTAATCGCCAGGAAGCCCAAGCGATTTTAACCCGTTATTTTGAGCGCTACCCGGGGGTACTGCGTTATAGGCAGCAGGCCCGTCAACAGGCTCTAGAACAGGGGTATGTGGAGACCCTGTTTGGGCGGCGGCTCTATCTCCCCGATATTCAATCCGCTAACGCCCCCCGTCGTCAAGCCGCTGAGCGCGCGGCGGTGAACGCCCCGGTGCAGGGCAGCGGGGCAGATATTATCAAGCGCGCCATGGTGATGATTGACCAGTGGTGTCACACCCAACCACCGGGCCAGGTGCAGATGGTGCTGCAGGTGCATGATGAGTTGATTTTTGAAGTTGCACAGCCTGTAGTGCCAGAAGCCACCGAAAACATTCGTCGATTGATGGTACAGAGTGCCGCGCTTTCGGTGCCACTCAAAGTTGATATTGGCGTGGGTCCTCACTGGGCAGCAGCGCACTAA